The region ATTTaccgcccccctcccagcccctggtcTCCGCTAAGCTGCCCCTTTGTTAGTGACCCGACTGCCCTTGGGGAGCCCCCTGACCGGGGCGGGAGCATAGCAACCTGAGCGCATCTGCCCTGAGCACCCCTTGCCCCTGGGACAGCCTCTGAGCGCTGGCTAGTGCAGCCTAGCCAGGACCCGGCTCCGAGGGGGGCAGACCAGCCAGCCCAGTGAGCAGCCTCATCCCTCGACTGCCCTTTTGGGGGTGCTGGGTTTGGGCCCCGGGCCCCTGTTAATGCCATGAAAAGGGATCTGGTGAGTGTTCACTGAGCCCAGCAGGCCTGAGCCCTCCTGTGCTGGCACGGATGCTGGTGTGATCATCACCGTGCTGACTGGGACGCATTTCCCTGCATGTTGTACTGGGGTAATGACTGCACCAGGTGCCAGGCTCTGGAAGGGTGTATAGGGGTGTGACAGGATATGGAGAAGGTAACAAGCCCCAACCTGCTTCCCTCTCGGGGGTCTGAGTCCCTGTGGGATGGACGTCTGGGCTCCCCCTCGGTTCTGACCACTCTgggccctctcctccccaggccctGTGGCTCAGCGTGAAGCTGCTGACCGGCGAGATGCACAGCTTGGAGGTCACCAGCACTATGACCGTCTCGGCTTTCAAGGCCCAGATTGCCAAGAAGACGGGGGTGTCCCCgtaccagcagaagttggcctgCCAGAACGGGGCCTATGTGGAGCTGCGTGATGGCTCCCGGCTCTCCGACTACCAGCTCAAGCCCGGAGACATCATCCTGTTGATGGTAAAGAACGAGGAGCCCATCACCCTCTTTGTGAAGAATGACAAGGGCAGGACCAGCACCTACACTGTCCTCCCCTCCGACGGGGTCACCCAGTTCAAGGGgcgggtccagcagcaggagaacATCCAGCAGGAGCAGTTCTGGCTCAGCTTTGAGGGGAAACCGCTCGAGGACGGCCACAAGCTGGGAGACTACAACATCGCCCCCCACTGCACCATCTTCCTGCACCTGCGTCTGCGGGGGGGGCTGAGCCCCAGGGTCCAGCCTTCCTGACTTTCCTGCTCCCGTCCTCTTTTCCTAGATAGACCTTAGCGTCCCAAACATCGTATGCTAGCTTTGGACTCTCGGATGTGAAGCTGTGACTGGCTCCAgcactggctggggtggggggtgatgcAGAAGACTGGGAGAGGGTCCCAGGGAGAGTGAGCATCACGTTGACGCTGGGTTGCCCACAGCACTCGCACCCCATTGTGCATGTGCTCACCCTGGTGCTGCTCTCTCCAGCTCCTCATCCCTCCATGAATCCTGTTCCAGTGCAGCATGGTCCCGCTGTGCCAGGCTACGTGACTGACCTGGGCCGTGCAGAGCGACTCCGTTCCTTCCAGGGGGCACAGTGGGGCTCCTTACAACATGGTG is a window of Eretmochelys imbricata isolate rEreImb1 chromosome 15, rEreImb1.hap1, whole genome shotgun sequence DNA encoding:
- the ISG15 gene encoding ubiquitin-like protein ISG15, which gives rise to MALWLSVKLLTGEMHSLEVTSTMTVSAFKAQIAKKTGVSPYQQKLACQNGAYVELRDGSRLSDYQLKPGDIILLMVKNEEPITLFVKNDKGRTSTYTVLPSDGVTQFKGRVQQQENIQQEQFWLSFEGKPLEDGHKLGDYNIAPHCTIFLHLRLRGGLSPRVQPS